A part of Amycolatopsis lurida genomic DNA contains:
- a CDS encoding DUF485 domain-containing protein — protein MSDTDQGLGSDPESDWEKVQASPEFVELRRRLRVFVFPVSALFLLWYLLYVLLADYATGFMSTKLFGNITVGLVFGLLQFVSTFVITGLYVRYANRKLDPLADKIRHEVEGVER, from the coding sequence GTGAGCGATACCGATCAAGGTCTCGGGTCCGATCCGGAATCCGACTGGGAAAAGGTGCAGGCGAGCCCGGAATTCGTCGAGCTGCGGAGACGGCTGCGGGTATTCGTTTTCCCGGTTTCGGCCCTGTTCCTCCTCTGGTATCTGCTCTACGTGCTCCTCGCCGACTACGCGACCGGGTTCATGAGCACCAAGCTCTTCGGCAACATCACCGTCGGCCTGGTCTTCGGCCTGCTACAGTTCGTGTCCACCTTCGTGATCACCGGCCTCTACGTCCGGTACGCGAACCGGAAACTCGATCCGCTCGCCGACAAGATCCGGCACGAGGTCGAAGGGGTCGAACGGTGA
- a CDS encoding cation acetate symporter has product MQLNPWAMAGIVLVAVLTFYLGHRSSRSAVSTHDFLVARRTVRSRRNAAAISGEYLSAASFMGVAGIVLKDGADALWFPIGFTAGYLALMLFVAAPLRRSGAYTLPDFVEMRLGSTMLRRFSTAFVVFIGILYMVPQLQGAGLTLTTILPVPVWAGALLVTFVVGFNVIAGGMRAITVVQAFQYWLKLFAIAVPAFILCIVFLGSGGPGSARPLGQPAPPTFTENTTVTVQTDVTLKVTTVTVLEAYGQVEGARANGFAVWAPEAAHKVAKGTTLKFTAGTPVPVVSEAPASNSDWLRPGSGGLTDLLQVYSLILATFLGTMGLPHVLVRFYTNPDGKAARRTTVHVLLLLGLFYLFPTLLGALSRMYVPELLVTGKTDAAILLLPSAVLPGLWGQILGAVTAAGAFAAFLSSSSGLLVSVAGVVSTDVLPGRVRDFRVATAIVAIVPFALAVLLPSEDLSLSVGMSFALAASTFSPLLLLGVWWRKLSWPGALAGMLVGGGLVLTALVVNIVSKYTGGWAPWFSSQPALITVPAAFLTTYVVSRATGYGRPDDVHGVMLRLHAPDPLGFMRDRAVARFGQAEEKTEKTEKPRSTGKGRHRK; this is encoded by the coding sequence GTGCAGCTGAATCCGTGGGCCATGGCCGGCATCGTGCTGGTGGCGGTCCTGACCTTCTACCTCGGACATCGCTCCTCGAGGTCGGCCGTCAGCACGCACGATTTCCTCGTCGCCCGGCGCACCGTGCGGTCGCGGCGCAACGCGGCCGCGATCTCCGGCGAGTACCTTTCCGCCGCGTCGTTCATGGGCGTCGCCGGCATCGTGCTCAAGGACGGCGCGGACGCCCTGTGGTTCCCGATCGGTTTCACCGCGGGCTATCTCGCGCTGATGCTGTTCGTCGCCGCGCCGCTGCGGCGGTCCGGCGCGTACACGCTGCCGGACTTCGTCGAGATGCGGCTGGGGTCGACGATGCTGCGCCGGTTCTCGACGGCGTTCGTGGTGTTCATCGGGATCCTTTACATGGTCCCGCAATTGCAGGGCGCCGGGCTGACACTGACGACGATCCTGCCGGTGCCGGTGTGGGCCGGAGCGCTCCTGGTCACCTTCGTGGTCGGCTTCAACGTGATCGCGGGCGGGATGCGCGCCATCACCGTCGTCCAGGCCTTCCAGTACTGGCTGAAGCTGTTCGCCATCGCGGTGCCTGCGTTCATCCTGTGCATCGTGTTCCTCGGCTCCGGCGGGCCGGGCAGCGCGCGCCCGCTGGGACAGCCCGCTCCGCCGACGTTCACCGAGAACACCACCGTCACGGTGCAGACCGACGTCACGCTGAAGGTCACCACGGTGACCGTGCTGGAGGCGTACGGCCAGGTGGAAGGCGCGCGGGCCAACGGTTTCGCGGTGTGGGCCCCGGAAGCCGCGCACAAGGTCGCCAAGGGCACGACGCTGAAGTTCACCGCGGGCACGCCCGTCCCGGTGGTCAGTGAGGCGCCCGCCTCCAACAGCGACTGGCTCCGGCCGGGGTCGGGCGGCCTCACCGATCTGCTGCAGGTCTATTCCCTGATCCTCGCGACCTTCCTCGGCACCATGGGCCTGCCGCACGTCCTGGTCCGCTTCTACACCAACCCCGACGGCAAGGCCGCGCGCCGCACGACGGTGCACGTCCTGCTGTTGCTCGGGCTGTTCTACCTGTTCCCGACGCTGCTGGGCGCGCTGTCCCGGATGTACGTCCCGGAACTGCTGGTGACCGGGAAGACCGACGCCGCCATCCTCCTGTTGCCGTCCGCGGTCCTGCCCGGGCTGTGGGGCCAGATCCTCGGCGCGGTCACGGCGGCGGGCGCGTTCGCCGCGTTCCTGTCCAGTTCGTCCGGCCTGCTGGTGAGTGTCGCCGGGGTCGTGTCCACCGACGTCCTGCCCGGTCGCGTCCGGGATTTCCGGGTGGCGACGGCGATCGTGGCGATCGTCCCGTTCGCGCTGGCGGTCCTGCTGCCGTCGGAGGACCTCTCGCTTTCGGTCGGGATGTCGTTCGCGCTGGCCGCGTCGACGTTCAGCCCGCTGCTGCTGCTCGGGGTCTGGTGGCGCAAGCTCAGCTGGCCCGGTGCGCTGGCCGGGATGCTCGTCGGCGGCGGGCTGGTGCTGACCGCGCTGGTGGTCAACATCGTCAGCAAGTACACCGGCGGCTGGGCGCCGTGGTTCTCGAGCCAGCCCGCGCTGATCACCGTGCCGGCGGCGTTCCTGACCACCTACGTGGTGAGCCGTGCGACCGGATACGGGCGGCCGGACGACGTCCACGGTGTGATGCTGCGGTTGCACGCGCCCGATCCGCTCGGGTTCATGCGTGATCGTGCGGTCGCCCGGTTCGGGCAGGCCGAAGAAAAGACGGAGAAGACCGAGAAGCCACGGTCGACCGGTAAAGGCCGCCACCGGAAGTAA